From Musa acuminata AAA Group cultivar baxijiao chromosome BXJ3-8, Cavendish_Baxijiao_AAA, whole genome shotgun sequence, one genomic window encodes:
- the LOC103996389 gene encoding geranylgeranyl diphosphate reductase, chloroplastic: MASLSTTTSTAAGESLRSFAGLRRETRILRGVAAADAPGSQLRRRQLGVVRASRTSPRLNGRKLRVAVVGGGPAGGSAAEALAKGGVETMLIERKLDNCKPCGGAIPLCMVEEFGLPLDLIDRRVTKMKMISPSNVAVDIGRTLGPDEYIGMVRREVLDAYLRERAAEAGASVINGLFLRLEQLEGPGGPYRIHYNEFSPAGGGAGERRTAEVDAVVGADGANSRVAKSIGAGEYEYAIAFQERVRIPETKMEYYKERAEMYVGDDVSPDFYGWVFPKCDHVAVGTGTVTHKADIKKFQAATRLRAKDKIEGGTIIRVEAHPIPEHPRPRRVLGRVALVGDAAGYVTKCSGEGIYFAAKSGRMCAEAIVEGSENGSRMIDEGDLRKYLEKFDKMYWPTYKVLDVLQKLFYRSNAAREAFVEMCADEYVQKMTFDSYLYKKVVPGNPLDDLKLAVNTIGSLVRATALRREMEKLTL, encoded by the exons ATGGCTTCCCTCTCCACCACCACAAGCACCGCCGCCGGCGAATCCCTCCGCTCCTTCGCCGGCCTTCGCCGCGAGACCCGCATCCTGAGGGGAGTCGCGGCGGCAGACGCGCCTGGCTCCCAGCTCCGCAGACGGCAGCTCGGCGTGGTCCGCGCGAGCCGCACAAGCCCCCGTTTGAATGGGCGCAAGCTGCGGGTGGCGGTGGTGGGCGGCGGCCCCGCGGGAGGGTCCGCGGCGGAGGCGCTGGCGAAGGGAGGGGTGGAGACGATGCTGATCGAGCGGAAGCTGGACAACTGCAAGCCGTGTGGGGGGGCGATCCCGCTGTGCATGGTGGAGGAGTTCGGCCTCCCCCTCGACCTCATCGACCGGCGGGTGACCAAGATGAAGATGATCTCCCCCTCCAACGTCGCCGTCGACATCGGCCGCACCCTCGGCCCCGACGAGTACATCGGCATGGTCCGCCGGGAGGTGCTCGATGCCTACCTCAGGGAGCGCGCGGCCGAGGCGGGGGCGTCCGTGATCAACGGGCTGTTCCTCCGGCTGGAGCAGCTGGAGGGCCCCGGTGGCCCCTACAGGATCCACTACAACGAGTTCTCCCCGGCGGGAGGGGGGGCGGGGGAGCGACGGACGGCGGAGGTGGACGCGGTAGTGGGGGCGGACGGGGCCAACTCGAGGGTGGCCAAGTCGATCGGGGCGGGGGAGTACGAGTACGCCATCGCGTTCCAGGAGCGGGTGCGCATCCCAGAGACGAAGATGGAGTACTACAAGGAGCGAGCAGAGATGTACGTGGGGGACGACGTCTCGCCCGACTTCTACGGGTGGGTGTTCCCCAAGTGCGACCACGTCGCCGTCGGCACCGGCACCGTCACCCACAAGGCTGACATCAAGAAGTTCCAGGCCGCCACGCGCCTCCGCGCCAAGGACAAGATCGAGGGCGGCACCATCATCCGCGTCGAGGCTCATCCCATTCCCGAGCACCCTCGCCCTCGAAG GGTATTGGGAAGAGTGGCACTTGTAGGTGACGCAGCTGGTTACGTAACCAAGTGCTCCGGCGAGGGGATCTACTTCGCGGCGAAGAGCGGGCGGATGTGCGCGGAAGCGATCGTCGAGGGTTCTGAGAACGGCAGCCGCATGATCGACGAGGGCGACCTGAGGAAGTACCTGGAGAAGTTCGACAAGATGTACTGGCCGACGTACAAGGTGCTCGACGTGCTGCAGAAGCTGTTCTACCGCTCCAACGCGGCCAGGGAGGCGTTCGTGGAGATGTGCGCCGACGAGTACGTGCAGAAGATGACCTTCGACAGCTACCTGTACAAGAAGGTCGTGCCGGGGAACCCCCTCGACGACCTCAAGCTCGCCGTGAACACCATCGGCAGCCTCGTGAGAGCCACCGCCTTGAGGAGGGAGATGGAAAAGCTCACCTTGTAA
- the LOC135645317 gene encoding ATPase GET3B-like, whose translation MLVSPAPHLVRSLSFAASRLVPPSPAASFAVSRVQPFLFVRRSLRVRAITSTAGDVAEFEEMASGTKRKYYMLGGKGGVGKTSCAASLAVKFANHGHPTIVVSTDPAHSLSDSFAQDLSGGTLVPVDGLDAPLFALEINPEKAREEFRSASQKSGGTGVKDFMDSMGLGMLVEQLGELKLGELLDTPPPGLDEAIAISKVMQFVEAQEYNMFSRIVFDTAPTGHTLRLLSLPDFLDASIGKILKLKQKLASATSAIKSVFGQEEPKQDASDKLEQLRERMVKVRELFRDAESTEFVIVTIPTVMAVSESSRLHSSLKKENVPVKRLIVNQVLPPSASDCKFCAMKRKDQMRALEMIQNDAELMGLKLIQAPLVDVEIRGVPALRFMGDIVWK comes from the exons ATGTTAGTCTCGCCGGCTCCCCACCTGGTTCGCAGCCTTTCCTTCGCGGCATCTCGCCTCGTGCCGCCGTCTCCCGCCGCTTCGTTCGCCGTCTCCCGCGTGCAACCTTTCCTCTTCGTTCGTCGCTCCCTACGAG TCAGAGCCATAACTAGTACCGCTGGAGATGTAGCAGAGTTCGAGGAGATGGCTTCTGGCACTAAGAGGAAGTACTACATGCTTGGAGGTAAAGGTGGTGTTGGGAAGACGAGCTGTGCAGCATCACTTGCTGTTAAGTTTGCAAATCATGGTCATCCCACCATAGTTGTCTCGACAGATCCTGCTCACTCCTTAAGTGACTCGTTTGCACAG GATTTGAGCGGAGGAACACTGGTACCTGTGGATGGGCTGGATGCCCCATTGTTTGCACTGGAA ATAAATCCTGAGAAAGCAAGGGAGGAATTTCGTAGTGCAAGTCAAAAGAGTGGAGGTACAGGGGTCAAAGATTTCATGGACAGTATGGGTCTTGGAATGCTTGTTGAACAG CTAGGAGAGCTAAAACTAGGAGAATTGCTGGACACACCTCCTCCTGGACTAGATGAAGCTATTGCAATTTCAAAG GTCATGCAATTTGTTGAAGCACAGGAGTACAATATGTTCAGCCGTATTGTCTTTGATACTGCTCCAACA GGTCATACTCTTAGACTATTATCATTGCCAGACTTCCTGGATGCTTCAATTGGCAAGATCTTGAAG CTGAAACAGAAGTTAGCTTCAGCAACATCGGCCATTAAATCTGTTTTTGGACAAGAAGAACCAAAACAAGATGCT TCTGATAAACTAGAGCAACTAAGGGAGAGGATGGTCAAAGTGAGGGAGCTTTTCCGTGATGCAGAATCAACTGAATTCGTTATTGTTACAATTCCAACT GTAATGGCTGTTAGTGAGTCGTCAAGACTGCATTCTTCCTTGAAGAAAGAAAATGTGCCTGTAAAGAGGCTCATCGTTAATCAGGTTCTACCACCATCTGCAAGTGACTGCAAGTTTTGTGCAATGAAAAGGAAG GATCAAATGCGAGCCCTTGAAATGATCCAAAATGATGCAGAGCTCATGGGCTTGAAGTTAATCCAAGCACCACTGGTTGATGTAGAAATTAGAGGAGTTCCTGCCCTAAGATTCATGGGAGACATTGTCTGGAAGTGA